ACGTCAGACAACACGCAGCTCCCGACCTTTTGCACACGGTTCCGGGATGCACGTGCGTGGGCGGTGGATGCCCTGTCCATACATTGGGACGGACTATGGGCGTATGCATTCCCACCAATATCACTGATTCCAACTGTTCTGACGCGCATTCAGCGCCATCCTTGCCGGGTCCTTCTGATCGCCCCGGGCTGGGCTCGACAGGCGTGGTATCCACTGCTTCTCGACCTGCTCTACGATCATCCCCTGCGTCTACCAGATCGCGTGGATCTGCTGACGCAGGGCCGAGCTCAGTTCCCACTGCGGAACTTACAATCCCTGCGCCTGACTGTGTATGGCCATTGTCAGGGATCAGCTCCGAGACTCAGGCATTCCAGATGGCCCTGCCGCCCTCGCGGCGAAATCTCGTCGGGAATCTACTCTTACCGTCTACAATAGCCGACTAAAACACTTCTTTACATGGTGCAGGCGTCAACAGGTAGAGCCGGGGTCGATCACCCTCGGACAAGTTTGCGCCTTCCTGCATTACCTATACGAGTCATGTCTTCAGGTCCGCACCATTTCGGGCTATAGATCCGCCATTGGCGCGATCACGCCAACACTTAAAGACGGTTCCTCTATGTCGTCATCTCCCGTTATCACTCAACTGATACGGGGAATGTTCAGAGAACGACCTCCAGTCAAGGTCTTGATTCCTCGATGGGATGTTAACGTTGTCCTAGCCGCACTTACACGCCCGCCATTTGAGCCTATGAGTAAGGCTACTCTGTTGTATAATGTCTCGCTGAAAACGGCGTTCTTGCTCGCTTTAGCATCATGCAAACGCCGAGGCGAGTTGCACGCTCTCTCCTTGGAACCAGGTCATGTTAGGTTTGAGCGGGCCGGCGTGAGGCTAGTGTTTAGGAAAGATTTCCTTGCCAAGACACAGACGTTAAAATTTTCGCCGCCTGCTGTGTTCGTTCCCACCATCACATCTTTTTCAGCGGCAGACGGAGATAAACTTTGGTGCCCGGTCAGGGCTCTTAAGTGGTATATCCACCACACTAAGACGATTAGAGACGGAGTGTCTCACCTCTTCGTCGCGTCTGTTCCTCCATACCGCGCGGCCGCTAAGGCAACAATAGCGAGATGGGTCGTTGCAACTATTCTTCAGACACACCGCCACCGGCACATATGCACCAAGTGCGCGCGGTTTCCACTTCGTGGGCGTTGTTCTCGGGCGTCCCTGTAGCTGACATCATGGAAGCGGCGTGGTGGCGAACACAGTCGACATTCACCTCACACTACCTGTCGGACATCTCCGCTAACGTGGCACCAGTGGCAACGGCGATACTAAAGCCTCGACTATAGGTATGTATAAGTCAATTTCCTAACTTGTCACCCGCCGCCGACTAGATTCCTAGTCCGGTGCTACACTGGCTATTGtcgggtttatccaggtaagcaggcacgtaatagactacacaaaccagaaatggtgttggtagtctataagtgctgcttacctggataaacacccgcccgcgattttttttttcgtacataagttggggaccccatcatgaaacgtcacaaaataaacatgaataattcatcagttaaatgttcttgttccgtgtgcacccaagcgtatagcaacaagaagtgattacacaagtgcggtacgattctaggcctatctccgctgttgttgccacgtgcgatttcataatagaatagcggagttttgtgtggattgtcgaaataatcagcctttagtttatggtgtttttaatatagtttattactaTAGAATTACGTCttagtttctattgatactattaggccgaatgtgtataatttgtgtactgtaattttttaattctgcttttattatcaaacaatatgcattactcaaaggaactttaaaaattcGCGgatatatgaacacatgagatgggaagattagacccacgagaataaaaaatgtatttttgtgtaatgtttattgtttaattttgctgacttattactcggactgtgtcatacaTAACACacaagtcacacacacccacacagctactaggcctactagaatatacaggggtttagagactagtaattaggcctaatattaaatagtatcaatagaaactataattttaacacgtaattctttagtaataaactatattaaaaacaccataaactaaaggctgattatttcgacaatccacacaaaactccgctattctattatgaaatcgcacgcggcaaccacagcggagataggcctagaatcgtaccgcacttgtgtaatcacttcttgttgctatacgcttgggtgcacacggaacaagaacatttaactgatgaattattcatgtttattttgtgacgtttcatgatggggtccccaacttatgtacgaaaaaaaaaatcgccacCCGCCCGCCGTCCCCTCAGACAAGAGGTCTTGAGAAATGATGACGGTAACACGTGGGAGTGGTCCCACGAGAGGGCGCTAGAGCGGAATGTACCATTCTTTATGAGGTGAATTCGGGTAGAATTCTTCTTTTCGTATTTGTTTCGCACTTCGTGGAAACAAATACGTGGATAAATAAGAAACATCAGTGTGCAAAATGTGAGCACGTCCATTCAGAGTTTTCGGAGGAGAACAAATTACGCGACCAATTTAGTAGTATTAATATAGGCTATACGGTGTAGATgcctttgtttttttattaaagcgTTTAGAACACCACTAAGTTATTCTGAGCTACGATATAACACATTTACACATTTTATAAAAGATGGGACCATAGTCGAAATGACCGTAATAATCAGAAAATCTGTATAATATCAAACGTTTTTGCTGAAACCTAGGCTTATATAATGGTATACTGATCATTTTTCAGATTCTTACGGTCTACCAATTTCGAACATGGTTTGATGAATAACAATAATACGAGAAAAGAGaacaattgttttatattataatgctacgttaataatcaaaatataacCAATTGCGCAGCTGCAAATCTCACCATTCTTCGCCACGGAAAGGTTTTatagtatttgtttttttaaatcgtcACAGAGTTTCATTAAATATCGTAATAACCATGAATTCCATATGCAAGATATTTTACTTtcttagttttttttattgctgtTTGTCAGAAAACCAGTCTGAGatggttctaggacacctaccccccctagacagttacccccggatgtttaccacccggacaactacccccttaggacaactaccccccggacaactaccccccggacaactacccccttaggacaactacccccttaggataacaaccccccggacaactaccccccggacaaccacccccttaggacaactacccccttaggataactaccccccgggtaactacccccggtcaactacccccccccccccctggtcaactacccccggtcaactaccaccccccccccccccccaatccaaaagtagacaaatatataggaccggtttctgtaaaaatgaaatcatctgggtttaacgggtgtttcgaaactagagacccgagaccagagacctgacacgagacccaatatgaaaatagtgggtctcccttttcgtatatttgggtctcacattttgtatatttgggtctcccttttcgtatatttgggtctcccttttcgtatatatatatatatatatatatatatatatatatatatatatatatatatacggtcAACTAACcgaaaacacatttaaatgcAGATATAACGCAAAGGATTTGTGAAAAGATATTACACCTGATGAGTTAAATAATGTGTTGGCTAAAATGATGAGTGACCAACAAAATAGATATCAGTAGACTTGTTACAGTACGGTACGGTACTTGCAGTATGTGCATGTGTTGCGACGCAATGCGAAACTGCTTTACAATTGGAAAACGCTAAACGCGTCTCCTGTGATGGacaaaatttaaagttattataaattcataacgaaaatgatttgttttgtgtatttccttttattttgcctattatttataataattaatatatatttattaatgtgtaCGTGTTTCCTTAATTTGTCATTTCCAGAAACTTCTACGCAAATCAGTAGTTCagttttgtgattggttaattgtTCTTGAATGATAAACCATTTAAAATAGTGACGTCATGTTTTTCAGCCTAATAATGTGCCTCGATGATTCCATCAATACCGtaaaaaataaaccatttaCTGCGGAACCTTTTTTATAAAATGATGCTAGATTAAGGGATTTTTTCATCATCTACGGTAAATTAAAACATTCAGAGAACTATAGGTAACAATCAATAAGAGGATATTTACAAAGAaccgttaaaatgtaggcctatgtcgtTATAAGATTTAGCCTGCAAAGCGAAGAACAAGGcctgtaaaaaattaaaaatgcttATGAACAGCGGAAGattcataaaaatgaaaaaaaaatatcggTAGATAAACGTGTAGAAAAAAagttacaatatttataaaaaccgAAGTAGTTCTAAGAATATCTAATGGCAATAACCTGCACGTaaacaaatttcaatttttgGCTCCGGTTGAAGGTCTTGTTTTCTGTTAAAATGTGCTAAGTGTCAAGAAATACAATTGGTAACCAAAACGTCTTTCTGTATTCGATAATTATGATTTCTctgagttttgtttttttttgcaattatgataaaagtaatataaaataatacacagaTATCGGTCATTTCTCACGATtgaattcataattttatttacaataccaCTTACAGTAAAAATATCGTAGATCTACATggtctttattgtaataatattaatcacaCATTTTTAGATAAATCATTGATACATGTACGAAAATATGtgctattattagtgttattataacggttttttgtttgtttttgttttgtttaatctACCAGTCCGTTTCAAACGTTACAAGTACCTATTACTCTTGAAATTACGATTAAAACGCTTTAAAGAAACACTTACAcacttattaaaaacataaaaaattgtatttaacaaTTAGAAATACATTACAAGTTACTTTTAAGAAATTATTCGTAAAGTTAATCATTATCCACACAATGACAAACAATCACATGATTATTAACGATCAATGGAATTAGATCAAAGTGAATTAACTTCAATACAATAATAGAACCATTTGTAGGAATATCATCACAAAAATAATTCAACTGGTACTACTATACTAAATGAGAACAGATCATGAACAGTTGATATTCTTGAGATCTGCAATCACTATTAAAGACTGTAATGTTTGCGTAACATTTAtctcatcttttaatatctctaAACGTGAGATTTATTCTTGGTAGCTTGATGGATTGATTTTTAGGCAGTGAATGGTGGCAGTACTCATTAGTGGGATAATTCATCATTAATAATGTACCGTGTTTAAGATCAACAGTTACTGGCTCAATAATTTTTTTGGGACTCTTACCTCGCGCATCACCATGTCGAAATCTAAACATACGTGTTTGCCCCAATGATACAGAGGCGATTGGACTAAAGTGATTCATGTCTTTCTCATCATCTTTGTGTTCGCCAATGTAATCACTTCCAGTAGCACATCTATAGAGTAACGAcaaaatacaatagaaaataaaatattttaagatgAGACTAAAAAAACCCCAATTATCCATTAAAACAATCTTATCTAGCAAATTGCAGAAATCATCCAGTATGAATACTGATAGTGTTCATTCGTTTTAGAGGTAAACGATGGACCcttttaatcaataaataaaataaataaataaaataataaacaagaatatttaccGGTTgaccaaaacaaaattgaagtaATGTCCTGTAACCGATTTTAAAAGTACGCGGAGATCTTTCAGGAATGGTGGGCACGGTAAAGCTGGTACTGTATTGCCTGAATATTTGTAAGTTAAGCCAGAATCGCCAAACGAAAAACCTGCAGAGGGGAAACCATACAAAGAAAGTCATTTATTATTTGGCGAGATGTAAATGAACAcgccaaaaataaaataatttacagtaaAAGAGTAAATTAAACCTATAGCTACACAACGGTAAATTATGGAAAAAAACAAAGGAAACGATATACAAGTAATTAACAAGTCATTAATACAAAACCACGGATAAAAACATAATGGAACTAACCTGTTTCCTAGGAATATTAAACCACTTTCACCTTTGCAAGATCTCCGGTAAAATAGTCAATCTCTTcctcacattttttaaacaatgtatcGGCTGCTCCTTTATCAAGAAGTTGAAGGTAATCACAGTCTAAATTTTCCCCTATTATCTTTTGCACCGATAACTTATCAGGGGGTAGCAATTGATGTTCTGAATTGAATAAACGTCCTCCATTATCGTTTTTGTCAACACCCCCTTCAACAGTAGCCGCATTATCATTACCAACCTCCTCAATCATCTTTTGTATTTCACCGTGTTTTTCAATTATCTTGAACCACTGACTCTTTGGAAGGTTTACACCTTTTTTACCGGGTTTAAACTTGCCTCCTTCTTCAGACTGGTAATAGCGGCGAATACACACAAATTGTTCTTCTTTCCAGTTACTAACTACCACATGAATTATGTCCGAAAGTGGGATTCTTACTGCCTCCACCATGTTAATGTCTCTTTGTAAGTCTTCCAGTGACTGGAGAATTAAATTGatattgttaaaaagtttttgccACAGCAGAACGGGTAAATTAATATACCTAGAGGTCCAGGTTTGAAGGCACCATATTCTTCCGTTTGGTAATACTCTCTGAGACAAACATAAACATCGTCACCCCATCGTTGGGCCACTACATGGCGTTTTTCAGACAAGAAAATCCGATTCTTTGAAGTTATGGAAATCTTTGATACATCATCGGTCATTACGGCAAAATACTGGGCGCTCATTCCTGAGGCTTTACTCAAACCGTTACACTCATCTGTTTGACCGTTAAAAGATTTTCTAGGATCCAATATATTCGCTGATGTAGAAGCCATCGTTGGTATTTTTAAACTGCTACACTCGTCAGCTTGACCATTAGAACTCCCCATAACTCTTTTCATAGTCCTACGGGCTTTCTCACCAATTGCTAATTTCGGAGTAGGTAAACAGTTGAAACTCTTGTTTATAGACTGTAGAGAGTTACTGAGAGTGAAACGAATGATCGTTGACAACTCTGAACGATTACGTTTGAATCAGGTCCGATATATACAGTTATTAATTGATTTTTCCTGTCAATTGTTTCCCTGCAACATGTGCTAATTAAAGcattattaactttttttgtttgtttccctTCAATCGTTTTCCATGACACGTgcgaaacacaatttaaatgtCCTCGCACAACAGCTTAAAAATAGTCTCTGAATTAATCAGGGTATTTACAAGAAAATAAACGAAATGTCTATACCGAATTTAGTTCGTTGTAAACGGTATCGGCTGAAACATACTTCGTATCCAGAACCTCCCGATAAAAATAGTCAATCTGTTCTTCTAGAGACTTCATACAACAGAAATCATGATCTTTTTGACTGCTCCTGTCAAATTCACAACCATAACAAGCCGCTTTACTTAACAACCAACACTTGGCTAACACTTGAGCAGCAAACAATTGTTTAATCAAACGCtccattttcaacaaaaattctCTCTCCACCTCGTCTACGTACGTAAAATACAACTTGTAGGCCTGTTACTCCTCTCGACTCCTTCATCTATACCGGCGGGGATAATCTCTTCGGCCTCCATGTAACGATCATCTATATCACTGCCTATAACAACAGTCTCCTCATCATCGCTAATTATTATAACAGTATCTACACAACTCCCTtgcaaaaaatatatacttccagacataatgaaatactgtaaagaGATACTCTAGGCAAAAATAGACAAAACAACTGGAAAATAGTACAACAATAACCGAGTCACTTTCTTACACCGtcttaaatcataaataaagtAATGACGTCACTCACCACGTACCAGAACCTCGCgccaaaaattaataattaagagacaaagaaacacctggcggaaataataattaaaattgaccatcaaaaataataacaaaggtCAAAACGGAAACCCAAAATAATTAGATTAATTAATCTCctacaaagaaaaaataataattagtttaaaaataagGAAATACCGAATTATGGACCATTGCAAAACAccatcaaaatataaatataggcctatataaataaatatattaataaataacgcCCCTAAACattaattaagaataatttaattaatacaaacccAGGAAAAGAATGACCTTCattaattaagaataatttaattattacaataacaggaaaattaagtaaattaattaattaagtaattCTGAAATTGTCATTTCCGCTCTAGGGTACAACTACTACTACTGATAATGCATTGTTGTACTTGAAGCCATTTTATTTAAGCAAAAAGATGAGAGAGATTCCTAAGGTTATATTCTGAATATAAAACAATTGGTATTGTTTACATAAGAATACGTACTGGTGAAATAATtctaaatttgtattaaaaaaatgccATACCAAATATGTGGAAAGAAATTATTAGAAGAGATAACAATTCAAATAAGCAAAGTAAAAGATCTGTctgataatattttattaacaaatgCCTAAATGAAACTGagctaaataatataatttattggaaTAAAGTTAGCATTACTGTTGATATTGAATGGAGTAggctacatttttttttcattttccatCGTCCTAACCACAATTGCAattgttttctctttatttAGTTGTAATGTAACCTGAGATCTTgccaaaatatattattttaagctTTTAATACTCATAATAAAACAGTTATACAATCGATGATACATAACAACAGAGTGGCCATTTGCgtcatatttatttctaccaTGAACACGGTTTGATGAAACAACAATAATACGTAATCCTTGGGAAAAATGAATGTTTGTCGCCAAGGGGATCGAAGAAGGGGAGAAAACGGACATTGGGGTGAAAACGGACAT
This is a stretch of genomic DNA from Antedon mediterranea chromosome 3, ecAntMedi1.1, whole genome shotgun sequence. It encodes these proteins:
- the LOC140043296 gene encoding uncharacterized protein, with the translated sequence MVEAVRIPLSDIIHVVVSNWKEEQFVCIRRYYQSEEGGKFKPGKKGVNLPKSQWFKIIEKHGEIQKMIEEVGNDNAATVEGGVDKNDNGGRLFNSEHQLLPPDKLSVQKIIGENLDCDYLQLLDKGAADTLFKKCEEEIDYFTGDLAKVKVV